The following are from one region of the Vibrio parahaemolyticus genome:
- the hutZ gene encoding heme utilization protein HutZ yields the protein MDQQVKQERLQGRLGPEIKEFRQERRTLQLATVDSEGRPNVSYAPYVQNQEGYFVLISQIARHARNLLENPNVSLMMIEDEDSSKQLFARKRLTFDAVATVVERDTEMWQLVVGQMKARFGDIIDGLSQLEDFVLFNLKAEKGLFVKGFGQAYQVSGDDLVDFVHLQEGHKKIENA from the coding sequence ATGGATCAACAAGTTAAACAAGAGCGTTTGCAAGGCCGCCTAGGGCCAGAGATTAAGGAATTTCGTCAGGAGCGCCGTACTTTACAGCTTGCAACGGTAGACAGCGAAGGCCGTCCGAACGTAAGTTACGCGCCTTATGTTCAGAATCAGGAAGGTTACTTCGTTTTGATCTCTCAGATTGCTCGCCATGCTAGAAATCTGCTAGAAAATCCAAACGTTTCACTGATGATGATCGAAGATGAAGATTCATCCAAACAGCTTTTTGCACGTAAGCGTTTGACGTTTGATGCGGTCGCAACGGTTGTTGAGCGTGATACTGAAATGTGGCAATTGGTCGTTGGTCAAATGAAAGCGCGTTTCGGTGACATCATCGACGGTCTAAGCCAGCTTGAAGACTTTGTACTGTTCAACCTAAAAGCTGAGAAAGGTTTGTTCGTAAAAGGGTTCGGTCAAGCGTATCAAGTCTCAGGCGATGACTTGGTTGATTTTGTGCATCTACAAGAAGGCCACAAGAAAATCGAAAACGCCTAA